The Zalophus californianus isolate mZalCal1 chromosome 6, mZalCal1.pri.v2, whole genome shotgun sequence DNA window ATGGGAAGGTGTTTTCCCTAGTGTAGTGCCAATCCCAGTAAACTTCCATCAATGGGttagtttcctattgttgctgtaacaaatcaccacaagcTTCTTGGCTTAACACGTTTATTATGTTACAGCTCTGGAGGTGAGAAACCTGAAATGGGTCTTACATATTAAATCAGGTGTCAGAAaggctgtgtttctttctggggACTCTGGAGGAGGTGCCATGTTCTTACCTTTTCCGACTTTTCAGAGGCTGTCCTCATTCTTTGGCCCATGGCCCCTTCCTCTGTGTTCAAAGCCAGCAGACGGTTGAGTCTTTTCTTATATCGAATCCCTGTGATACCAACTCCTCCTTCTGTCACGTGCAAGGACCCCTGTGATCACGTCGGGCCCATCCATCATAATCCAGGATAATATCCAGGagaataatccaggataacctcccTATTTTAGGGACAGCCGATGAGCCTTCTTAAATCCATCCACTGGCTTAATTCCCCTTTGTCATGTGGCGTAACCTAGTCACAGGCTCTGGGGATTACGATGTGGACATCTTTCGGGGCTGTTTCCTTTCCTACCACAGTTGGTGTTGAGGGTTCTCATTATTCCGTGGAAATGGAGATTTAAACTTTCTAAcaatttgtgtgtatgtgaaatacttagtaattattttaaaatgacttctttAGATTTTCAGCTGCTCACTCTCCCCAGgcttctctgactttcatgaTTTCTCTGTGGCCCCCGCGTGAAGCTGTGTCAAGTTCTGGAGTCAGAGTGCCGGAGATATGTCACTCTGAGCTGGGTGATTCGGGCCGGTCACCTCACCTCGCTAAGCTCCAGgttccttatctataaagtggggatcaTTACCTTGACCATgtagggttgctgtgagaatcAGATGAGATAATGTGTAGAAAGTCCTGGCCCAGTGCCTGACAAGTACTAGAAAGTCGACACATgtattagtttttattatttatttagtcatcCACTCATCCAGCAGCTCCTGAGTGTCAGACCCTGGATTCACCCACCCAACATTCAGTGACTGCATAGTAACACCCTTCATGGCTGTGAAGTCCATGTGTGTTGCCTGGCTTTAATGCTTGATGTGCTTTACTGCCGTGCTCGGTGATGTGTAGAATGTAATGGGTGTAGAAGGTCCAGTTCCTAAAGCTCTCTTCCTTAGAGAGATAGATAGCTGGGCTCATTATCCTCTTCATGTTTgtttatgtctttgttttttttttttttttttaagatttacttatttattttagagagagagcacacaagcagagggagaggcagagggagagggagagagaatctcaagccgactctgcgctgagcatggagcccagcatgtgggttccatctcacgaccctgagatcatgacctgaaccaaaatccagagttggacacgtaaccaactgagccacccaggcgcccctttgtctTTGTTCTTGAAAGACACCATTAAACAGAAGCAGAAAGTTGggggatatttttccttttgtccccAAATGATTCCCATGTCCCGGAGTACACCGTGTGTCATCTGAAAAAGGAAGCGAAGAATGTCTTCACCCTTTTATGGAAAAGGAGTTACATTAACAAAACTTATCTTTCATCCCTAATATTGTCACCCTTGGggtgattgttattttttttaaactaaagagtACATTAGTACATTCCTCCTTTCAATTCCTGAGCTGAACTTCCAAGTTTTCACTCAACAGCAGCTTTGGCAGCTGAAGTTACTAGAATCAGAAAAATCCTGTTTGATACAGAGGTAAGCTTTGACTCTGCAGTTCATCATTCTGTTCTTGGGACCCAACTCAGTGCTTTCAGGAGACTTTTATAGGGTgtggaaaagggaaataaattatCCAGGACCTTTTAAGGCTCTGGTCACCCAAGTGGTGGtgctgtgtgtgcgtgcatgtctgtgtgtggtCTACATCTACACCAACTGCCGGGTGAATTGAGAGTTTAGGTAATGGGCGAGgtgggggatttttaaaaaaatttgagttgaaaaaatattaatgtatgtgttttaaaataatttaaatacctGACCCATAGGGAATGATTCAAAGCTTGTCTTCCATGAGAAAGAATATGTTGCTCCTTAGAACTCCAAAATTGGCCCCTTCTGGGCAAAATCTAACACTTGACAAAATCATTTCTCCCAGGCGGATGCGTGCCACGCCTACCAGATTGTTCACCGAAATGGGATTCCTGATGAACAGATCATTGTGATGATGTATGATGACATAGCCAACTCTGAAGAGTAAGTAGGCAGCATTTTGAACTTGGTGGTGaattcaggatatattttttttaaagattatttcttttagagagagagtgcgcacacatgagtgggggcagtgggggggggggcagagggagagaatctcaagcagactccccgctgagcatggagcctgactcagggctcgatcccaggaccctgtgagagcatgacttgagccaaaaccaagagtcagatgcttagccgactgagccacccaggtgcgcccaaggatatattttttttaaatgcatacagACTCACAGGAATCTTTAGAATTCGTGTTAGAATGCAGACCTTAGAATTAGAATGTAAAAAGACTCGCGGATGAAATCCCACGGGGCTGCTTCATGTAGAACTTGGAACATAGCTCGGGGCACCTCGCCAGTGGCAGTGGCATAGGAGTTGGGTGCTGAAGGGTGTTTGGGGCTGGCGCTCTGGAAGAGTTTAAAGTGTAAGTTCCTTCTGGGCTTGGAGAACTCACCACTGAGTTCTGCAGTGCTTGTTCCTGACCTCTGAaccggcggggggagggggaggggttgcCTCTGCGGCCCCGTGCCTAGGGGACTCTTGTTTGTAGCTTAGGTCCAAtgacccttctttcttttttttttgcttttattatttgcttttttgcttttattgcttatttgcttttattatttgttgaattcagttttaCAACCAGTTCTCTCACGCCTGCTTCTCTGATTTCTTACGGAAATCGGGGGCAGCAGGTTGTGGCTGCCACGCTTTACTGGTGTGAGTCTCTGCACTCCTTGTTTTCCCTGCTGGAGCCGAGGAGGGCTGATCCCATGATCACCACCTCAGAATCCATTCTGAGCTTTCACGCCTAGCTCTTGTACTAAAGTCTTGTCCTTCGCCCTGGCTTTCTCTGTAAGTAGTTTTGCTCTGGGAGGTCTTTCGCTCAGATCTTGCCCCCAGGATGCTATGTGGGTCCCAACAGGAGGCCAGGCACACCTGTCCTCCGTTTCCGGGACCTCCCTCAACCGCTCCCACCGAGAACTCGGGCCTCTGGGCTGCCTGAGACCCCCCAGCCCTAGAGCCCCTGGCACACGGGTGACCGTGCAGGAGATGAGACACGTCTTTGGCAAACACAGTCGCTTACTACTTGTATACGTAATGGGGGCATGTTTTTGAAGAGAGATTTCAGAGGCACGTCACACTGCATGCTTCACAGGTGTCCTTTGGTTTTCAGCAACCCCACACCAGGAATTGTGATCAACAGACCCAATGGCTCAGACGTGTACGCGGGGGTCCCGAAGGACTACACGGGCGAGGTGAGGGGTGCGGGGCTGGAGGCAGCATGGTCTGTTTCCATTCCAGAGATGGCTCTCCCCTCGTTCTTGCATTTCCAAGGTCAGAACCTCACTAGACTGATCTCTGGTCATTGCTTCATGTTTCTAGTAAGATTTGTGCTTGAGGAGGAATTTCTGAGAGTTTTGTAAGGAAGCCgagggaaaaaaatggggaaaaaagttaGAAAGAAGTTGTAGTCTACTGATTTTTAGTTTCTAGTCTTCTTATACGTTAAGCCTGATAATAGATTTCCTTCAGTAAAACCCGATTTTCTTGAGGTCTTGGGTGCTAATCCAATTATAGatctgtgtttttttctgaaaattttcaatTATCAATTATTTCAATTATTCAGAAATTTCAATTATCAAAAAATTATCAATTTCAATTTTCTTAGCACTGGCCCTGGTGCAGAGCATCCCTGGATTTCGCTGAGATCATTTTCATTAATACTATTGTTTATCACTTCCAAATTGTATCCCTCCCAGTCGATTCAAGCTGTAtcaattaacacattttttaaaaaccccgTAATGATGCTGCCTTGTGGTTTGCCATAGTCTCTTTCCTGATTTCAGAGAGGTCGTGTAGGAACTAATATTTCTGGTGATGAAGAagcatttatctgaaattcagcaattctttcagtttcttgtaAATTCAAGTACATTTCAATTGAACACATCATACATGTAATATCGATGATCCCATTtttatgaagttatttttatatagtgaGACAAGGAAATGTCTGGAATCTTAGGTGGTAGAATTTTTggtgattccccccccctttatactttcctattttgctttttttaaatgatcgGACAATagtgttaatcttttttttttaagatttttatttatttgacagggagagtcagcatcagcagggggagtggcagagggagagggagaagcaggctccccgctgagcgaggagcctgacgcgggacttgatcccaggaccctgagatcatgatctgagccaaaggtagatgcttaatcgactgagccacccaggcgcccccaatgttATCTTTAATCTTTAAGGACATCAAGTGTCCTTGGGATTTGaccttgtaggcagcatattgaaCGCAAAGGGAGGCCCAGGGCTgatgcttctcctccctctctgccgTGCCTCTGTGGGACTTCGCTTTTCCTCTGCTGTTTGTCCCTACCTTCCAGCATCCTTGGGTTTCCCCACATGGACTTTGTAATGGTCAGAAAGGAATGGCAGGCTTGCTGAGTTGCCATCAGCCAAAGGCAACACAATATTTGACAAGGGGTCATGCACAGGCCCCAGAAACACTGGCCTTGCTTTGGGTCTTACTTGGTTCCAAAGTCTTTGCTGTTAAACCCGGAGCCTTGAAGACGTGTGGACTGCTGGCCCAGGTCTGCTACGGACTCCACAAATGCTCGGATTTGGAATGACAGCTGCATCTGATTTTGACTTCCAATTCTTTGTAGGATGTCACCCCACAAAATTTCCTCGCCGTGTTGAGAGGCGATGAGGAAGCAGTGAAGGGCAAAGGATCTGGAAAGGTCTTGAAGAGGTAATGGCAGTTTTATGGCTCCCACACTTTCCTGAATGACTTGACACCCGAAACAGGTGGTGCTCTTTACTCTTGGCCTGTTTCCTGCTGAGAAGTGACAGAGCCGGGAACTTTGTCCTGACTTCAGACAGGCTGCGCAGAGCTGGTGGCTCTTTTGGGGAGCCCGTTTCTGTCCCGAACTCACCCGAGGAGCCAGGGTCCCTCATTATTGTTAATGAAATGTTCCCTGTCACTTAAACCCACTGCTTTTGTGCTGTCCACGGATCCTCGTGCTGGTATGTTCCACTGCCGGCGGGATGCACCGAGACAGGCACGGAGCCCTGCAGCCGGTCAGGCTGGAGCCGGTCAGGCTGGAGCCAGTCAGGTTGCCATGTTCCACGTCAgcccagtggggagaggagcGCATTCACACGCACAGTGCTAACCTTCGGACCGGGGAAAACCAGCTCACTGCTTGCGGCTGGCTGTGGGTTACCGATGTGGGTTAGCGATACCTGCAGACCATCTCAGATGCTTGGCAAATGGCGCTGTTCCTCTGCAGCTAGAGGACAGGGGCAGGTGTGAGGAGGCGTGTGGGCgggtgggcagggcagaaggTGGGCCAACAGTGTGCAGGCTGAGGGGCCCAGAAGGGAAGAAGTCTGAGCTGAAGGCCTGTGTTCCTCTGTGTGTCCTGGCTTCCTTCCTCATTTGGGGGAGATCTGGTTGGAAAGTGTGGCTGCCGGCGTGAGGCCCGATTACCAGAGGTCCCCACCATTTGCATCACACCTGGTCCATATGACCCACTACCCAGCAGATGTCCCCTCCTCCCGGGCCACAGTTCATGGCTTTGAAGCTCTTTGGTGTGCCTTGTGGCTCAGGGTAACCCTCAGCAGGAGTGGAGGGCAAGGGCTGACAGCAGGTGCTGTGTTCCTCTTTGTGTCTGGTTGGGAGACTTGATCCTCTTCTTCCAGCGGCTTTTCGGAGAAATGGGAATAGGAACTGGTCAACTTTGACTCCCCTTGCCTGTCACCCTCTCTCGGCAGCGGCCCCCGGGACCACGTGTTCGTTTACTTCACCGATCACGGAGCCACCGGTATACTGGTGTTTCCGAATGACGATGTGAGTTTTCTTTCCcattgttttttgtggtttttttttgttgttgttgtttttttaacgttatttatgtatttgacagagagagagagcacaaacacaagcagggggagtggcaggcagaggcagagggagaagcaggctctcagctcccttgcagggagcccgatgcgggactcgatcccaggaccctgggatcatgacccgagccaaaggcagacacttaaccgatggaaccacccaggtgccccagtttttctTAACATTGTGAGGACAAAGTAGGAGAGTGGCAAACAAAAGCTTGGTGTTGACATCCAGACTGTGATGTGCATTTCTAATGTTCTACCAGGGTTGGTTTCTGTGTGTGGCAGGCGAGTATAGGGGCCACGCTTAGCAGCTTGAAACCTATCCAGAAGCATCTCAGGTATTGCCTACATTTCTCTTCATATCCCAGCCTCAGTAAACTGTCTCCAGACTCGGGTACGTGGCATTAGATGCAGTAATAGAACACAGCCTCTGAATACTCCAGACAAAGTAATGAATGAGAAAGCTCATTCTCTTCCCCCCCCTTGAAATATCTGAATAAAACATGCGAGGCGCCACTTTGGGATAATGCTGCTGGTCACTGTGATTCTTTCTAAGGGCTGATAACTAAGAATTTACAAAGCAGCATTAGGGCTTTAGTAGCGTGTTATCTAGCAAATGGTTTCTCTTGATATGTTGGTCTAAATGTCAGTATTCTTCCCTTGCAGCTTCACGTGAAGGACCTGAATGAGACCATCCGTTACATGTATGAACACAAGATGTACCAAAAGGTAACGTCAGCACTTGGGGTGGCCTGGCAGGGAGGAGTGTGAGGAAGGTAGGAGACGCAGAGCCTACCACCCCATGACCACCCCCAACTCCAAATTGCTGTTTCTGGAGAGTGTCCTTTGATCAGTCTTGACCGCTGGTTTTCCAGGATTCACCTTTAGTGATTCTAGGGCATTAGCTATTAGTTAACTCGGAATCACTAGAGCTCTTATTAAAACAGGGTGTGGACCCCACCTCCAGAGTTTGACTCAGAGGCCTGGGGACAGAGGCTTGAGAATTTGCCTTTCTGAGTTGACACCGACGCTAATGAtctagggaccacactttgaagaCCGCTGTTCTTAGCGTTGACTCCAGTTTGGGAGTCACTGGGAGGAAGATAGCACCATCTTACTTCACTTTGGCCCTTACTCCCCCGACCCGACCCCCTACCCCCCCGCCTTGGCAGCCTTTATACACACTGAATGGCCTGAGCACGTCCGGGATAGAAACGTGGAAATGGGCTTGCCGCACTGTCTCTCTTGTGTTGGATGGCGGAACGGTTCTCCTTAGCATTATCTGTGGCGCCAGTTGCCCTGCATCATTTCAAATGATGGATCGTTTTAGTCTGTGAGCGATGAATAGATTGGAGTCCTTCTGGTTTGTATGACGGCAGCTTCTGTAGCCTTCGCAGCAGAGATCTCCCGGAAGCAAGAGTAAAGGATCCTTAAGAATGGGCGAGGGGAGTGGGCAGAGCCAGACTGACGTCCCTGCACAGTCTGTGCCTGGCCAGGGTGTGAGGTCGCCTGTCTTGTTTGCCTCACAGATGGTCTTCTACATTGAAGCCTGTGAGTCTGGGTCCATGATGAGGCACCTGCCCGCCGACATCAACGGTAGGTGGTAGGAGCACTGGCCTCTGAGCCAGGCTGGGTGAGCAGGTTGCTTGGCAGCGCAGTTGGTCATTCTCTGATTCTGCCAATGGGAAGAGCCAAGTGGTCTATATAAGTAGGGGTCTAGGGCAGCCTGGTGCACAAAAGTGGGGGAGAGGGCTTATCTGTGGGCAGCTGTGGACTTCTCTTCAGTATTAGTGGTCCGGGAATAAAGAATCTAATGGGAGCCTCACGGTCCTCTTCCAGGTTTTGGTGAAGCTACTTAAGTCCAAGGTCACGTAGTCTTTGGACCGGCTTTGGTCCTTTGCGATGCATTGCTTGCTGGCTGTCTGATCGTGGGCAGTACCCTCGTGGACCCTCAGTTATCCCCATCTGTATACCGGGGCTGTCTGTGGGGAGTGGTGCATTTTAAGTGCTAACATTTGCTCAGCACGATTCTGAGCCCATAGTAGCTAGAtagtaaatggtagctattatgtATGTTCAAAGTGTTCGTTCAGTAGATAGTAACtttctctgaaaatgaaattaggtACATGTTCTTCGAGTTTCCAGAGCTATTAAAATCTCTCAGTGTTATTCTAAAATAGCTTGGCATCCTACTGAGCATGTGTGCTTGCCTATTACTGCAGAAAGTGTCTATCAACcagcttctctttcttccacGTTTAATTTTAGACAGTTGCTGTAACCAAATTCACAGGGCTGGGTACAGTTGTGCCCTCGTACCCTCCCCATGCTGGTAGCTTTGATTTCACTAGGGAAGACGGAAAGGCTCACACTGCAGGTGGGACCCACCCACAGTGGGGAACAGAGTGTGATGGCAAGGTGTCTTGAATCCCTTCTAGTTTATGCGACCACCGCTGCCAACCCAACAGAGTCATCCTACGCCTGTTACTATGACGAGAAGAGATCCACGTACCTGGGGGACTGGTACAGCGTCAACTGGATGGAGGACTCAGACGTGGTGAGCCCTCAGGGGTCCGGCTGCTCTGCTGAGGCCCAGCCGCCGGCTCTGATGGTCAGAGGACTTCCATGTTTTCCTCTCTGCAGGAGGATTTGACCAGAGAGACCCTCCACAAGCAGTACCAGCTGGTGAAGTCTCACACCAACACCAGCCACGTCATGCAGTACGGGAACAAGGTGAGGAGGGCAGCCCCCTGCTCCTGCTGATGGCGGAGCTTCGGGCCGACTCCCCGGGAACATGCGTCTTTTGGTGAAAAGAGGCAGGGTGGCTCTGCATCTTGGGCACCATGCCCGGGCCCTGGACTTTGCCAGCTTCACTCTCGCAAGGTTGTGAGATTTGGGGACAAGCTGCTTCTCCaaatctccatttcttccttggtCAGAGCTTTAGCATGCAATTAAAGAAGGTTGTGCATCAGAAACCCTGAGCAGGCCTGGCACATGGGTTACCTTTACCTTTGGGCTAGAATTTAGGgacttccaccccaccccccaactctgtTCAGAAGGGACCTAGGTGGTTAAATGGGTAAGTTTATCAGGGCTATGTGGACAGAGGTCACAGCAGGTGGCTGCTGAAGGCTTGGGCCTCATGTGTCACCACGGGGGGCAGGGGCTAACCCTTGAGATGTGCAGAGGAGGTGGTTTGTGCACCTGTCCATGTGACCAAATGCCATTCCCCAGGCGGCCTGACACCATCTGAGCTCTCAGTGGCTGAGATCTGTTCCTTGGATGCAAGCATTGTCCTTCTAGAAGATCCCTGTGAGCCAGTCAACCCTCcagctcctcaagggcagagtGTAGACTGGATCCTGGGAGCCAGCAGGGCAGGCACAGGCCACAAGACGTGCCCTCAAGATGCCACGGGCCTGGCCAGGCTTctgagtggtggtgggggagcagggagcagagagaaggcGAGGGAAAGGTGACTCGGAGGAGGCAGGATCAGAGGTGGCATGGCCCTGGCTgcgtgggggtggtggtgggggggtggaactGAAGCGGGAGAGAGTACCTGGCCGCAGCTCTTTGCCCCGGGCTTCCTGTGCGCCTTGTGATTTCTTCTGCACTGGCTGTTCCTGGTCTTGGTTGACGAGCTATGATGGATCGTTTCCAAACATTACGTGTTGctctatatttgtgtgtattttattttttgttttagaacttTTTAGATTATTGCTGGGGAGGGTCccagggtgaagcagactccccgccgagccgggagtccgatgcagggctcgatgccaggacttggggaatcatgacctgagcggaaggcagacacttaatggactgagccacccaggcaccccacctgtTGCGTGGTTTAAGAACAGGATCGcttgtagcattttttttccctccgaTTGGGGTCCAGTCTGGAGTGACCAGTGCGGGCAGACAGAGCCTGGCTGACGTGCCTGTTTGGCCCTGACCGTCAGCCGGCCCCACTGTGGCTTTAGCTCTGTCCCGCTCAGTGGACCCTGACCGCAACTCTAACCTGTGCTTTGCGCCTTCCTGCTCCTGGGTGCTGGGGCCCGGCAGGTGAGCATGGGTAAGGCAGCACGACCCAGGGTCGCCCCTGGCTGGAAGGACCCTGGTCCAAGCTCTGCGTCACTGGGGAGCGGTGATTGCCTTCCATAGGTGACAGAATTAGTGGTTCTCCTGCAAAGGAAGCCAggtattttcaaagttcatcgtTGGTAGATTTCAGGTGCTTGGATGTGTCTTCTTGCCCTCTACTGAGGGCCAGGTGCGTGTTTCCAGGCTGCACCCATGGCCCTTCGGTGGTCCTGAAACCACGTGGCGTGAACTGTGAGCCTCGCACGAAGAGGCAGgacccaggagacatttggcacgTCTGCCACTCAGTctggctctctccttctctcctcagTCCATCTCCACCATGAAAGTGATGCAGTTTCAGGGTATGAAACACAAAGCCAGCTCTCCTATCTCCCTGCCTCCGGTCAAACACCTTGACCTCACCCCAAGCCCTGAGGTGCCCCTCACCATCTTGAAAAGGAAGCTGATGAGCACCAATGATCTGCAGGAGTCCAGGAATCTCGTGGAGCAGATCCACAGGCATCTGGATGTAAGTAGCCCTCGAAGGAACCGTTTCCCACAACTGCCCCCAGCCTTACCGGGCCGCGTGCATGGCCCTGGTCTCTGCCTGCTGACAGTTACTCAGCACCGCTCGGAGGTAGGTGACAGCACTCCAGGGCCACGCCTCTTCCTGCCACGTGGGAGTCTGTGGGAAAGGGGACTAGCCTTTGTGCTCTGTGTAAGAGAGAAGCAGTGAGCAGAGCAGTGGCTCTCTTCATTCTCCATTAGTCAGCTGACCTTGACCTCTTTGGTAGCAGGCAGCAGAGGACTGGGGGCTGTCTCTCCTGTATCCTGCCAACAAGTTGTGGCATGTGGGCGTTGCCCTCTTTTATGCCTGGTtgcttagaaaacattttaatatcgCCGCTTGGTGAGTTATTAGctaatcatggttaaaaaaaaaaatgcaacacacAAAGTTTCTGTGGCCTTAGGAAATCGTGGTCATAGCCTAAAATTCTTCCTTAAAATGTTTGAGTGATCTTTTACAATTACTGAGTTTGTTTTCAGTAGCTCATCCAATTGTTTGGAACTGGCAGATTCGCGTTTCCAGTTCTTGCTGTGCGTCTAGAAGCACCCAGAGAGCGAGCAGTTGGTGGGCTGCCGGGCAGAGGCGGTCTCCTTCAGCGGAGCCCGCTCTGTGGTGACTCGTCAGCCTCACCAGCACAGCACTCGGGCATTCGGGAGCATTAGGCTGTGTTTTCTAGGAAAGATAACACATCTCCGTGATCCGGTTTAAATTCCTGTCTCTGATAATCCTGGCGGTTGGTGCCCCACATCTGGTATATTTTTTGCTGGTCTTAGTGTAATACAGAGGTCCTCATACTTGTGAGTCTGTTAGTCGGGGACCTCTATAATCCTACTAAAATTTTGATTCCGAAGTACTTTTGTTTGTGTGGCGTTATGGTGATATGTGCTGCATTAGAAACGAcagtgagattttaaaaatattaactgatttagaaataacaataatgaacCCATTTTGTAGTGGGTATTTTTTTACTCATCGTTTGGGAAGGAAGCGATGCCCCCATCTGTGCCCCTCTTTCTGGTGGTTTCTGGAATAGATAGGCAGATGTGCCTGTGAACACACAGCACCAGTCAGGGGACAACAATCTACTTTGGGGCACAATTTCTACACCCACCCCTGTCCTCAGAGTGGGCCAGGGCTGCTCTTCAGGTGGTTAGATTTAAATGTCTCCATCGTGTCAGAAGACCCTGAACAAAGGCAGGCTATTTCTAGAGGTTTCTGGCTGTTAGAGAAGTCTCTCACACACCTCTCTTGCCTCCTGCAGAATGCCTCTGTtggcatctattttattttatatttttaaagattttatttatttgagagagtgaacaagcaagcgagcgcgagcagggggaggggcaggggaggagggagaagcagactccctgctgagcaaggagcccgacgtgggactcgatcccagaaccctgggaccatgacctgagcgaaggcagacgcttaaccgactgagccacccaggcgccccttttggcATCTCTTTTAACATACCGGCTTAGAAGCCCATGAAGAGATCACTTTGAACGAGCTTCTAACTAATCCAGGGTTCCAAGAGAGACTGCCTAAAATAAGGTATATTTTGAGAAGTTGTGCGTCTCCACAGGCGAGGCACGTCATCCAGAAGTCAGTGCGGAAGATGGTCTCCTTGCTCGCGAGCTCGGATGCTGAGGCGGAGAGGCTACTGTCCAGGAGAGCCGAGCTCGGGGCGCA harbors:
- the LGMN gene encoding legumain isoform X2; the encoded protein is MIWEVAVLLSVVLGIGAVPVDDPEDGGKHWVVIVAGSNGWYNYRHQADACHAYQIVHRNGIPDEQIIVMMYDDIANSEDNPTPGIVINRPNGSDVYAGVPKDYTGEDVTPQNFLAVLRGDEEAVKGKGSGKVLKSGPRDHVFVYFTDHGATGILVFPNDDLHVKDLNETIRYMYEHKMYQKMVFYIEACESGSMMRHLPADINVYATTAANPTESSYACYYDEKRSTYLGDWYSVNWMEDSDVEDLTRETLHKQYQLVKSHTNTSHVMQYGNKSISTMKVMQFQGMKHKASSPISLPPVKHLDLTPSPEVPLTILKRKLMSTNDLQESRNLVEQIHRHLDARHVIQKSVRKMVSLLASSDAEAERLLSRRAELGAHACYQAAVSHFRTHCFNWHSSTYEHALRHLYVLVNLCEQPYPIDRIQLAMDKVCLHYY
- the LGMN gene encoding legumain isoform X1, encoding MIWEVAVLLSVVLGIGAVPVDDPEDGGKHWVVIVAGSNGWYNYRHQADACHAYQIVHRNGIPDEQIIVMMYDDIANSEDNPTPGIVINRPNGSDVYAGVPKDYTGEDVTPQNFLAVLRGDEEAVKGKGSGKVLKSGPRDHVFVYFTDHGATGILVFPNDDLHVKDLNETIRYMYEHKMYQKMVFYIEACESGSMMRHLPADINVYATTAANPTESSYACYYDEKRSTYLGDWYSVNWMEDSDVEDLTRETLHKQYQLVKSHTNTSHVMQYGNKSISTMKVMQFQGMKHKASSPISLPPVKHLDLTPSPEVPLTILKRKLMSTNDLQESRNLVEQIHRHLDARHVIQKSVRKMVSLLASSDAEAERLLSRRAELGAHACYQAAVSHFRTHCFNWHSSTYEHALRHLYVLVNLCEQPYPIDSIPRTSGSLLRWRHQTGRSLHDPRRAGLPSTTTCSGLD